From the genome of Rhododendron vialii isolate Sample 1 chromosome 10a, ASM3025357v1:
ATTTTCCGCCGTTGGATTGGAAACCTTTTAAATGCCTTTGAAGTTATCTTTTTAACCaaaactctttctttcttttattatctaatttcagtttttggaaataattttttaagcttGATTGGCTTGATTATAATGAAAAGTCTATAATGACAGATTTGAATTTTGCTTCCCTTTGACTgctgatttttttgggtaatgatttTTAATGCCAAGTTTTGGTAATAATTTTTGAAAGCTTGATTGGGTAATGGGATAGATTGGCGTTGATTTTTGAAAGCTTGATTGAATACTATTATCTTCAGTAATGAATTTCTACACTAAATTTCCCAAAACGTTTCTACACTACACTTATTTTTTGGTAGTGACATAAGGAAAGCAACATAAGGAAAATCATTTCAAATCATTTCCTTATGCAATAACGTGTTCCtacttttccaaaatcatttccaaATTAACTACATCAACTAATAACCTCTACCCGAGCATAAcctctaacaaaaaaaaaaatttatttatttttcaaagttGTTTTAGAGAGGGAAAAGGCATCACTAACCTAGTCAATCCAGTTCTCGCTCCCCGTCTTTTGTATTTTCCAGTTCTCTCTCCATAGGTATGGCTCTGCTATGTTATTCACTTTCTATTTGTtcccatttttgttttcttttcttttcaatttcaatacattttattaaaagtatttttttcactcaccccaaaaaaataatacccaaaaactaactatttttttcactcaccaaaacggtgtataCTAAAAGTGCCCAATTACCAAAAACTTTTTGGGGCATAAAATTTGTTCTGCCCCGTTAACCTTCAAATGGGACATTCAGTAAAAAGTGCCCCTTAGAATATGCCGCTTTAGCTGTGTTTTTGTACTGATCGTAtgtgaaaaatgtttgaaactttttttaaaataacataGAAGGAGGAACACAGTTatgtcaatctttttttttactaaagaaGTTAcccatcttcatttttttggtgtcccGTTTGCAGGAtgaataatgcaaatgaaattaatatgcaaattgacccagttgaagagcaaaacatgcaaattgaaccACCAAATGGTAAGACTTTAAAACTGTGCTTTTTACTCTACTAATAATACcgactttcttttgtttatatatatatagatgaagGAAGCATTTGCCGGCATGAGAGTGCTCATgaagaagataaagaaaaaaatgatactcaAAAACTATACACCGTTCCTAATCTCCTCAAATTTTGTAAgtagaaaaaatataaacattGTATCATTATGTGAGTGTACTTCACGTCTACAAAAAATAAGTGACGACCAGGTAATTTGTCAACATAAATATCATTATGTGGTATTTTGGatggtattttttgatttgattaagtTTTAAGCGTTCGAGTTTGTTCTATGTGTTTTAGTTGGTTGAATTTGTTCAATATTTATTTGCGTGTACTGAAtgttcgagccgtgccttcaggcatgaACATATCCTTCTCCCCATAGAAGAAACAAATTCCACTACCAATATTGTTTACCCTAAAGTTCTGCTATAGTTTGCTTTATCATATTAGGTACAACGAGTTGTAGAGTATTATAATTTAATTTTCCTCTCCTATCATATATCATCCCTTAAACAAATGACTTGGCGTACTAACTGGGCTTCTGTTGACATATAATTCTTTTTTAGGATTGTGATCGAGAAGCCTAGAAGCTCAAAAGAATCAATATGTGCATTTTCATTAATGtatgtcattttttatttaattatttttatcggtgttttggatggtgttttttgATTTCATCAAGATTTATGCAtttgagtttgttctatgcGTCTTAGTTGGTTAAATTTGTTTCTTCAGTTTTAATTTGCGTGTACTTAATGTTCGAGCCGTTCTTGAAGGCACGAGCATGCGCTAGTATGGCCACAACACAGCCAACAAACACAGTTGGGAACAACCAACATACACATTAGAATCAGTAAATTTCAGCATATAGAAATGACAAATTATTGGGATACAATCACATGCACttcccactacaagaaaatcagGCTTTTTGCGAGGACCACTATTCCTTGCAAAATCCAAAATACTCCTCTCCAAAAGCCTTTTGCGAGGAATTTTCATTCGTCGTCTGTTCCTCGCAAATATGTAGTCTCCAATTCTCatttgcgaggaaattattttttctcgCAAAAAAGCTTCTTTTGCGAGAAATTTAACTTTGTCGCAATTGAATATACTATTTACCGAGAAAATTAATTGAACGCTAATATTACACAAATTTGTCGCCAAAGGTATTCCATTCCTTGCCAAAAATATATCATTGGCGACAAAGAATTTCCTTTCAAAAAGAATAAATCTTTTGGCGAGGAACCTATTCCTCACCAAAGATGGTTACTTTTGCCAAAATAGATCTTACTTTTGCAAGGAAACTTTTTGTCACAAAAATTGATTTCTTTGAGTGAGGAAGAAATACCTCGCCAAAGACGATTTCTTTTAACAAACCAATTAATCCTTTTTGCAAGGAAACTTGTCCCTCACCAAAAGAAATTTCTTTTAATGAGgaattttttggcaaaaatatccTTATTGCTACAAACTAaatcatcacaaaaaaaaaaaaaaaaaaacctcattactgtagatttctttttttttttcccccttcctgTCATGATTTATTCATCAAACTCAAAGGCAATAGCATAACATTAATTTAGTACCATTTCACATAATCAAAACACGGTATCTTAACCTTAATCTTCAATACGCGaaacaaaagccaaaaatgCGCGCCCTAGCATAACACCAAGTTTCAATGACAAAAACGTTAATCTAGGGACTATTTATAACATCTACTTTTATATACCAAAAACTAAAGGCATCCTTCCAACATCCTTCTTCCATCCAAAAGTACCAAAACACATAAGACAAATAGCAGCTAGCTTTGTCCTCCAAACATCTTCCAACTCCTATCTCCTACTCCAATATTGTATCTCCATGCACCAAATGATCACCATCGATCGTTGAGCAATCTGCATATACGTATCACAATAAAGAGCTTTACAAATTATATTCATAATATAAAAATGAATTTACCATACTACTAAACATGAATATCCCAACTAGTTAGCCAGTAGATTGTGATTGGACCAAGCCCACAAGAAATTACGCAGCAATAGAGTCCTTCACCGGATAACACTAACTATAATGAGTTGCTCTAAAACCGTTCTCTAAACAACAGTTCAAGTACTTGAGGAATTTAACAACAGTTCAACACTTGGTCTCAAAATACTAGCTCTCATGCATCAATAAGGCTGCATAAAAGTGAAGGCCAGCCCTTAATTTCAATCATGGAGCGAAGGCTCTTTCGTTGAGCTCGCTAATATTACCTAAACTAAAGAGATTGAGGGACAAAAATTCGGTCCACAACGCACAAGCTACCACGTGCTCAGTTTAAGTTAGAAGACACATGATCAAGTCATACTTATCAATTACTAGTTTATGTAAACATGGGCTTCAAAGAGGAGCTACCTGTTTGAACTTGTTGATCGCTAGCATTTTTGGTTATCATGCAATATTTTCACTAAACCCTCAAGAGTTTCGTCAAGGAGTCAAGTATCGATCCCTTGGATCCCCATTTTTCATCTCTTTGTAGAACAAGGGGTACCAAATACTATTGGGGGAATAAGGGGCCCAAATCACACACAAATATCATCAATAAAAGAGTCACAAACTGAGTAGAATCATAGCATAATTGAATGCAGCAAATTTTCAGCACACAAATGAACAACAAAAATGCAGTTTTTCAGCAACAAAACAGAGCAGGAAATTCAAGCAATAACAAGACTTATTTGGGCACTAAAACGCTGATTTCATTCACTTGATTCAAGTTTTACAAAGCCTTTTTCTTGACCTTCAAGTACAGCACACAtacgcggatcaaaaaaaaaagtacagcaCACATACAAGCAAACAAAACCcacactctctttttccttctctatCTCAATGTCtaacgtttttttttcttcttttctcttacaAAGAAccaagaaacacacacacagccACTAGATACTTCTGTACAAGGTTCTAGACCCACCTTTTAACATATTACATACTAAGTACAAAAGTATAACAAGAAAATACCCAAATTGGGTTTACACTAAACATATTTCTAACAAATACAGAGTTTGATTACCTAgccatttctgtttttcaaaCTCTAAGATCAAAACATTTCACCAGgtagtgaaaattttcaacatgGGTAACCccgaaaaaagaagagaggagaaaacaCTAAaaccagttcaaaaaaaaatgaaggaaaaacaCTAACATTAAACTTGTATTCATATCCATTATTCGTGTATTCAACTATTCCACACTGTTATTGTTGAAATTTAGTGTCAGTACAAAGAAGTAAATATCCATATATCATCGTTCGCAATTCCTAACTTGCATTCACTATGTGTGAAACCCAAAAACCATACAATCCGAAACTATATCTCAATCTAATATGCAGTGTATAACACAATTATATGTTCCAACCAAGCATAGCACAAATAAAACTATGTATCATCACTATTTTTTGCATCTTTAACAACACCATAAAAACATTGGTGGCTCAATGACTAATTTCCTGAAAACCAGATAGCACATTACTTCAAAGTTGAGTTGATAGAGACTCAAATCCCTTTTATAGTTTTGCATCATCACATTCCAACATACAGAAAAACATTGGAACTTACTTTCAAAGCGATGTTTCCCCAGAATTCCAGTAAATTAAATTGATATATATGTCAAACAAACATTTTCCCAACCATTCCCGTTTCTTTCACCGATTTCCAGACTATCCAAAACGACCTTGATTAAAAAGCAAACGATACACCAATGTTTTACATAAATATGAGACTGCTACACATCCTAAATTCCTCAACTCTCAACCCCTCTCATCATCCAGAATTCTTCCCTAAAACTTCTGTGTTATTCTTCAATCCCTACCGGACCACAGAACACCATTACTCTAGTGCTGAAAATTTCCAAATTCTCAGTCTGAAAATTCTCATAACCTCATTATCCTCCACATTTGGCAAGGGAAAAACTTGGTGAAATACTCTATTTCAGTTCATCTTTTAAATGTGAAAAGAGTTGCTATAACCGACACAATCACTCTTTACCCTACAAGTTATGAACTGCTAAATATGTTGAAGACACCGCGAACAAGTTCTAAAAACCACTTTCGAAATTCAGATCGATGCCTCTTTTCTAATGTTTCGGTTGCTTTGTCACTTGAGCTCTTCCTTGTGTTGCCTAAAACATGAAATTCGTACTAAGATACTATCTCCATTCTCAATTTTTAATGTGAAGACTGAAATAGGAACAAAAAGATAAAAGTAACATTTTGTATCACAATAGTATACTGGAATTGACTTTACTCTATATAGGGGTATATATACTTCTTCACAATTGTTCAACGCATATGGTTGGGCCACTACTAGTTCTTCATGATTAAGCTCATCATATTTCCCTGCTCCCAAGCCACGAGCATTTTGGGAAAATATAGGAAATCCACTACCTTGGTCAGTTGATGTATCTCTAATAGCCTCAAGCACAAAAAGAAATTAGGGTTCTATACAGAAATCGATTCTCCAAAAATTGGGGCCACCACTGGTTCTTAACGATTCAAGCACAAAAAGAAATTTGGGTTCTCTACAGAAATTGGTActccaaaaagaaaacccagAAGAAACCCAAAATCGAATTCTCTGAAAACTCACAATCGGAAACCCCTTCTCCAGCACCGTcacccgttctctctctctctgtctctgtctctctctctctctctatgaaaACCCACAATCGAaagcacctctctctctctctctgaaaaccCACAATCGAAagcaccaaaacccaaaaattgagtctaaaaaaagaaaacctagaAGAAATTACCTCCGATGCAAGACCTGCGCCGTCGCCGCCCTCAACGTCGTCGACTTCTTTGCCCGTTTCTGGATTTGCCTTCAACAACAAACACAACACgaccagagagagaaagaaagagacggGGCGTCGGGGTGAGACTATTGGAGAAGCCCGAGGGTTTTGAGGGGTTTGGCTCAGGGAAGAGATGAAATGGGGGAGAAGATGAGGTAGCAGGAGATTGGAAGTGATGGGAAAATTTTCTAGCGCgagacttgaaaattttcgagCCCTAGGTAGCGGGAGATTGAAGTGTGTTTTGGAAGGGAAAAGGGTAAATAGTGGATCTTTATTAAACGGTGTCATTTTAAGTATTCTAATTGTAATTCACTGTAGCGGACCAGTGGAATATTGGGCGTTACACATGAAACGGTGCCGGTTCAATGAACGGTGCAATTAGTTCTTCACGTCCGGATCACTACTTAATtatccgaaccgttcatcttgtaggactCGTCAAATTGAATTCCCACACAAAAGTTCAAATTGATCGGACATCTGCAACTACCTCATCGAAATACTTttatataatataaaaaaattagatgagTCTAATCATTTGTTGGCATTACTAACCTATTCTAATGAGGTGGTTACAGGTATCCGTTAAACTTCATTTTTGGTAGGAATGATCTACTCTACAAGGTACAAAAGATGAACGGTTTTGATCGCAAATAAATACCTCAAGTGGTGTTCAGGTGGTGCATTAAGAGACTTTAATACCTTCGGATGATTTAAATGTCTTCCGATCGAGTAGTTGTTGATATCCGATGATCTCCAATTTTGGTGACACGATTTGAATTGGTAAAATAtgaaatcctaacggtttagatcgCCCATTATAAGAATAGACTCAACAATAATCTTTAGAATCTATACGTTCAACTTACATTTTAGTAAACTAAGTCGTCTGTTGTAGGTGAATGTACAGTAGCCATGCAACTACAATACAAACATGACGATCGATACCGTTACATTTCTTGAGCTTGTCGACTAAATCATTCACGTGAATTTTTGGCTCCATCGGGTTTAGAAAACCCCTTCATCAGTATGCAAATTCGTtgataaaatgaaatttttatgttCGATCAAGTGTTTAATGATACGCGACCAACTTCATTCTTAGTACAAAGTGATTTAGTCCATATTACGTAAAACATAGACAATTCTGATTGCAAAAAAAGTCTCATGTGGTGCATTATAAGACTTTAATTTCTTTGTACGCGTTAATTTCTTTTTGCCGCAATGACAATTTGTCGCAAAATGCTTTTAACTGTTGTGTGGGtaaaatttgccaaaaaaagGAAGTATAGGCTTATAGCGACAAATTTACTATTTTCTCGCAAAGAACCACTGTTTTTTGCGAGGAACACAATTCCCCTCAAAAAGTAAGTATAGGCTTTTAGCGACCAATTCTTTATTTCCTCACAAATAACCAATGTTTTTGCGATAAACATAATTCCTCGCAAAATGTTAACTTTAGTGTCCAAATAAGTTTGACGCAAAAAAACACTACAACCTTTTGGCgagaaaattttgtatttcctCGCAAATTCATTTTTCCCGCCTACATAAAAAATTCCCGCCACATTTTTGGCGGCAAGAATTAGCaaggaattttgaaaatttgtcaCAAATACTCTTTAGCGACAAGGAAATAGCGAGGAAAATATGTCTTCCACGCAATAAAACACCACTTTCGTTCCATTAGCAAGGAAACCGTAATTTCCTCGCCAATACCCTTCCTTTAGCGAGGAAAGTGATTTCCTTGCTAAAAGcttgatttcttgtagtgtccaTGGCACACAAAACCATATATGCCATAAAGGAAATGACAAGAAACAGTAAAACAAGTGCACAAGACCCTGAGCACAGACTACAGGCAAGAGCAAGTAATTAAGAAGATCAAAAATGCTGACCTAGCACTATGTCCTCACTTACTACTCCCTTGAAAAGCTCACAGCTCccactctcttttctctcaagtGCTAGACAAGGCTCCACCAACTCCCTCCCTAGATCTCACAATATGCCCCCACAGCATATTACCTCCTCTCTCAAAGAAATGACGAGGCACTAGCACACACCTTATAGGGAAGCACACTATAAAAAGGGGGGATCACGCAGAATCTTCAAAAAGGACCGCCAAAGAATAAGATATATACCTGATATATAGAAGTAATAGAAGCTAGCCCTCCCAAAGAGGCCTTCTTACCTCTACTTCCTTGTGTCACCAGAGTGGGAATGCTACAGTAGATGCATCTAAGATACATAACATTGGGAATCTGGGAATGAATTCTGGACAGTAGGTGACCTACAAACCAGTAAACTTGGAACAACCAATAAGCAAAAGCAGCAATCAATAAAACAACAACAATGGTGGCAATGCAACAATCAACAAATGATAATTAAGTACCACTAATGTTCCATTCATGTTCAATCCACTCTGCTTGAAGAGGTGGCAAGGCTTGTAATGATAAAAGTCTTACCCTTACCATTGAGTAAATTTTGTGAGCAATTACCTCCCAAGTAGAAAATGATCCTTGAAATTTCCTCACATTCCACTCAATCCAAATATGGTAGACAGTAGTTGTAAATACTAGCTTTGTAATAATAGCTTTAAAGGATTTGCCTTTTACATTGGAAAGGAAATTGACCCTTTCAGGCCATGATCTAGAGTGCCAAGTGACCTAAATTTTGGAAAGCATGGTCTTCCACACCTGCTCCGAGAATATACAGTTAAAGAAAAGATGGTCATGACTTTCATTCCCCTGGCAAAAACTACTCTGAGGGGAGAGGCTCGTGCCAAACAGTACAAGTCTATTAGCAGTAGATAACCTAGTCTGGATAGCTAGCCAAGTGATGAAGCTGCATTTTGGAATATAGGCTGGGTACCACACCAATTTATGCCACACAACTATTGGGAAGGAGGCTCTCAATTTATTCCATAGTGATGCAATTGAGAATTGACCATTAGGGGTGAGAGTCCATCTAATGTGATCTGCCTCCACCAATCTGGAGGGGATAAGAGGTGGTAGGGTCCTCCTTACTTCACTGAGCTCAAGAGTTTGTGTGATGGGGAAAGCCCAACTTGAGTTGTGAAGAATGTGAGACAGAGTAGCATTCTTCGGAATGCCTAAATCAAGGGCAGTTCTAGGTCTAAATTTTGCAATTAAAGGACCTAGTGGATGCCAATTATCATACCACAAGGAGGTAAAATGACCATCACCCAATACACTAAGAAAGAATGGTTGTACCAGGGGTCTATGATTCAATAATTTTCTCCATACCCATGAGCAATCACCTGGAATTTTAAGATTCCAAAAGTTCCTTCCTTTTATTAAGTATGATTTAACCCATTGACACCACATGGACTGCTCCCCCCCAGAAATCAGGAACCAGATATGCTTGGCTATGGCAGCCTTGTTCCAAACTTGCAAGGATTTGAATCCTAGACCCCCTTCCTACTTGGGAGAGCACAAGTGCTCCCAAGAAACCTTAGCACCAGTTCTCCCAAGGTCAGGACCAGACCAGAGGAAAGCTCTCAGTATGGACTCAACCTCTTTAATCACCTTTTTGGGGATGATAAATAAAGAGGACCAGTAAGTTTGCATGGAGAAAAGTGCATTCTTAATTAACTGAACTCTACCAAAGTAAGTTAGATCTCTGTTTGTCCAGGACTTAGTTTTAGTAGTAATGCTGTCCATTAGTCGTTGGCAATCAAAGGCTTTGAGCCTAGTAGAGATAAGAGGCACCCAAAGGTATCTAATAGGCAAAGTGCCTTCTTTAAACACTAGGACATTCAGAATGGCTAATCGAGAGCTTGTGTTAACTCTAGAGAAATAAATGCTACTCTTTCCAGGACTAGGAGATAGTCCTGACAAAGCCTGGAACTCAGTGAGTGCAGCCTGAATGTGATTGACTGAAGTGAGATCTCCTTTGCAGGAAATCATAAGATCATCAGCAAAGCAGAGATTGATGAGTTTTGTATTTCCACATCtccaatggaaatggaaatcagGGAGAAGTGATTTCTCCCT
Proteins encoded in this window:
- the LOC131303747 gene encoding uncharacterized protein LOC131303747 isoform X2, with the translated sequence MTPFNKDPLFTLFPSKTHFNLPLPRARKFSSLALENFPITSNLLLPHLLPHFISSLSQTPQNPRASPIVSPRRPVSFFLSLVVLCLLLKANPETGKEVDDVEGGDGAGLASEAIRDTSTDQGSGFPIFSQNARGLGAGKYDELNHEELVVAQPYALNNCEEVYIPLYRATQGRAQVTKQPKH
- the LOC131303747 gene encoding uncharacterized protein LOC131303747 isoform X1, whose amino-acid sequence is MTPFNKDPLFTLFPSKTHFNLPLPRARKFSSLALENFPITSNLLLPHLLPHFISSLSQTPQNPRASPIVSPRRPVSFFLSLVVLCLLLKANPETGKEVDDVEGGDGAGLASEAIRDTSTDQGSGFPIFSQNARGLGAGKYDELNHEELVVAQPYALNNCEEVYIPLYRVKSIPVYYCDTKCYFYLFVPISVFTLKIENGDSILVRISCFRQHKEELK